The following is a genomic window from Candidatus Aegiribacteria sp..
CATCTTTTGTTTCATTGATCAACTTCCTCCAGGTATCAGGTCTTCTCTTCTTGTTAAGGATGATGATATCCGATATTCCTTCCTTCATGGAACTTACGTCACACTCGATCGAAATGATGTTAGTATCGCTATTAAGAAGAATCTATCATCAGTCCATGTTTCAGTTCATGCGTCTGATCCTGTTCAAAGAGGAAGATTGCTTGGAACTGGAAAAGAAGAACCAATCATCCCTCTACTGAAAATCCTGTCCAATGCCGGTATTTCAGTAGAAACTCAGATCGTTATTGTGCCTGAGTGGAATAACGGGATAGTTCTTGAACGTACCCTCAGGGATCTGATAAATATCCCTTCTGTAACATCTGTTGGTGTTGTACCGGTGGGAATCACATCATTCAGAGACGGGCTGGAGGATATAAGACGACCGACACCGTCAGAAGCTGCCGAAATAATTCATCAATGTGATAGCTGGAGAAGTATAGCTCTGAGAAGAAGAGGAACGCCCTGGGTCTATCCCGCGGATGAGTTATTCTCTCTCTCTGGAAAGGATGTTCCGGATTCTGCATATTATAAGGAATGTACACTGAGGGAGAATGGAATTGGACTGCTTTCAAACCTCCTTGAGTATGAAAACAGAAATTTCTCTGGCAGGGGACTGATATGCACCGGAACTCTTGCAGCACCATTCATGAAACGAGTTCTGGCAGGATCAGAATATCAGATTCTGTCTGTAAACAACACATTCTTCGGTCCTGAAGTGGGAGTTTCAGGATTGCTGGCAGGGAATGATATCGTTAAATCAATCAGGGCGGAAAATGTCACCGGCGATTCTGTCTTTTTACCTCGCTCCATGTTCAACCATGATATGTTAACACTTGATGATATGACACCGTGGAATATCGAACAGCTGACAGGTCGCAAAATAATAATCGCGCGAGGGTTGGAGGATCTGATCTGAAATCATGAATTTACCAGTATCTGTCATATTTCTGTCTTTTCTTTGTCTGTTTCTGATTCTGGAAATGAACAGAAGAAAAAACGTTGCGTTAATGAGAAAGAACAAACTCCTCTCGAATAAACTCAAGGCACTGACTAAAGAACTGGATGAGTTGGGAAAGCTTAAATCCGATATGCTGTCCAGGATAGGAATCTCCTTGAGAGAGCCTCTTGAATCACTCCGAGAAACAGCTATTGAGCTTTCGCAACCACCTGACAGATCACCCGGTGTAAAAGAGCATCTCACAAGACTTACGAATGAGATTACTGAAATTGAGAACTTCCTTGATGTAATGAAAGAACTCGCCTTTCTTGAAAGGATGGATCTATCAGGCACTTCACAATTTCCCGATGAAGCTGAATCTTCTTCAGTTTCTCTTGACAATTTGCTTTTTGATACTCTTAACGAGTGGAATGATGAGTTTTCATCCAAAGGCGTTTCCCTTGCGATGTCCATTGATGAGAATGTCATGGTTACCGGAAGCAGGCATTACCTCAAGCATGCGCTAGAGAATATTCTATCAGAGATTTCACGCATAATGGTGTCCGGATCTCTGGTTCATATCGTACTCTTCAATGACGAAGTATCTGTAAGAATGAAAATCGCATACAAGGGTGAATCTGCAAAGACTGTTAAACAATCAGCTTTCGGTGTAGAACTGGCACGACAAATTGTAAGCATCCACGATGGATGGCTCACAAGCGATTCGAAAATCGGGCAATACGTGATGGAATTACCCGCGCTGAATCAGAAAATGGAGCGTCAGACATAGTGAAGAACCGTGTATTCAGAAAATACGACATAAGAGGAATATTTCCCTCAGATCTTGATGAGCATCTCGTATTAAACCTGGGCAGAGTTCTTGGAGGAATAGCTGGAAATGTTGTAGCTGTCGGAAGAGATTGCAGACCGTCAGGCACTACTCTCTGCCGCTGGCTGACAGATGGAATTATCACTTCAGGGTCAGATGTTATTGATCTTGGAGTGCAGACAACACCAATGACTTATTTTGCTGCGTATACTTTAAATCCGGATGTTACAGTGATGATTACAGGCAGTCATAATCCCCCGGAATACAATGGGTTCAAAATCTTGTTCGGACATGAAACTATATGGGGTGAGGGTATCCAGAAACTCCGAAAATTAATGGAGGATATATCATCAGTGCCTCCTGTTGCATCAAAAGCAACAGCAATAAGTAAATCCATTACGAAATCATATACGAACAGGCTTCTTTCTGAATTCTGTTTTGATCGTTCCCTGAAAATTGCTATAGATGCGGGAAATGGCACTGGCGGCACGATTGCGATTGATGTCCTCAAAAACCTTGGATGCAGAGTTATTCCTATTTACTGCGAAATGGATGGCACTTTCCCGAATCATCATCCTGACCCAACCGTAGAAGAAAACCTGCAAGATCTTCGAAAAACAGTTCTTAGAGAAGGAGCTGACATCGGTCTTGCATTTGATGGTGACGCTGATAGACTTGGAATACTTGATGAAGAGGGAAACGTTGTCC
Proteins encoded in this region:
- a CDS encoding DUF512 domain-containing protein, which codes for MKKTDILVTCNGEILDDWFDFMYNANGTLINIKYRRGIQTKNIIIRRIPGIEWGFEFEGQSPRICRRKCIFCFIDQLPPGIRSSLLVKDDDIRYSFLHGTYVTLDRNDVSIAIKKNLSSVHVSVHASDPVQRGRLLGTGKEEPIIPLLKILSNAGISVETQIVIVPEWNNGIVLERTLRDLINIPSVTSVGVVPVGITSFRDGLEDIRRPTPSEAAEIIHQCDSWRSIALRRRGTPWVYPADELFSLSGKDVPDSAYYKECTLRENGIGLLSNLLEYENRNFSGRGLICTGTLAAPFMKRVLAGSEYQILSVNNTFFGPEVGVSGLLAGNDIVKSIRAENVTGDSVFLPRSMFNHDMLTLDDMTPWNIEQLTGRKIIIARGLEDLI
- a CDS encoding phosphomannomutase/phosphoglucomutase, yielding MKNRVFRKYDIRGIFPSDLDEHLVLNLGRVLGGIAGNVVAVGRDCRPSGTTLCRWLTDGIITSGSDVIDLGVQTTPMTYFAAYTLNPDVTVMITGSHNPPEYNGFKILFGHETIWGEGIQKLRKLMEDISSVPPVASKATAISKSITKSYTNRLLSEFCFDRSLKIAIDAGNGTGGTIAIDVLKNLGCRVIPIYCEMDGTFPNHHPDPTVEENLQDLRKTVLREGADIGLAFDGDADRLGILDEEGNVVRGDRILIILAKSLLKVNPGATIISEVKASELFFSEIEKAGGRAVMSPTGHSLIKKAMAEENALLAGEMSGHIFFRDRYYGYDDALYAAMRLLEIIASDDAPLSSYLADLPEVFSTPEIREECSDESKFIVVDTVTDMLEKAGYSVDTTDGARVSFPDGWGLIRASNTQPVLVMRFEAGTSQQLAEYEYLLREYIEKAGRKLDVKTAD